A single region of the Lineus longissimus chromosome 14, tnLinLong1.2, whole genome shotgun sequence genome encodes:
- the LOC135498775 gene encoding protein FAM221A-like isoform X1 → MHDNANTMDDTESHAECHFNCECDNSSLSDPNYAQLKFQRQKNRLYVSWYSPPTGIDCKLVGPETPCFCTHRYKQHKTDFETIPEACPILQPCKVHGCCCNSYSYVPLNGSQPIRCGCKHYSDEHSETNLMKCKKSGCKCAGFKSSYTCGCDEPAHRHEMVVETRQEREKRGRPVGQEGVPYQAMGGLSGFSSLAEGYMRMDPSGKALPSKAFLNQPITSEDHPFLRANLEEVDMVKRTQGVRISDREQQELKSKMRQPGESEMDFYERRYQERKQGL, encoded by the exons atgcatgataatgcaaatacaatggacgataccgagtcgcatgccgagtgccacttcaactgtgaatgtgacaatagttcattgtctgaccccaattatgctcaactcaag TTTCAGCGTCAAAAGAACCGCCTGTATGTCAGCTGGTATTCTCCACCGACTGGTATCGACTGCAAGCTGGTTGGCCCAGAGACTCCATGCTTCTGTACTCACAG ATATAAGCAACACAAAACAGACTTTGAAACAATCCCGGAGGCCTGCCCCATCCTTCAGCCGTGCAAAGTCCATGGCTGCTGCTGTAACTCGTACAGCTACGTCCCGCTGAATGGCTCTCAACCAATCAGGTGCGGCTGTAAACATTACTCGGACGAACATTCGGAGACGAATCTCATGAAGTGCAAGAAGT CTGGATGCAAGTGCGCTGGGTTCAAGAGTTCCTACACCTGTGGCTGCGATGAGCCGGCTCACAGACATGAGATGGTGGTGGAAACACGACAGGAGCGAGAGAAACGAGGCCGCCCGGTCGGGCAGGAGGGCGTCCCATACCAGGCCATGGGCGGTCTGTCGGGCTTCTCATCTCTGGCTGAGGGCTACATGAGGATGGACCCGAGTGGTAAAG CCCTGCCATCAAAGGCCTTCTtgaatcagccaatcacaagcGAAGACCACCCGTTCCTCCGTGCTAACCTCGAGGAGGTCGACATGGTCAAGCGGACCCAGGGCGTGAGGATTTCTGACCGAGAGCAGCAGGAGCTCAAGTCCAAGATGCGTCAACCCGGGGAGTCGGAGATGGATTTCTATGAGAGGCGCTACCAGGAAAGG aaacaaGGTTTATAG
- the LOC135498775 gene encoding protein FAM221A-like isoform X2, which translates to MIMQIQWTIPSRMPSATSTVNVTIVHCLTPIMLNSRYKQHKTDFETIPEACPILQPCKVHGCCCNSYSYVPLNGSQPIRCGCKHYSDEHSETNLMKCKKSGCKCAGFKSSYTCGCDEPAHRHEMVVETRQEREKRGRPVGQEGVPYQAMGGLSGFSSLAEGYMRMDPSGKALPSKAFLNQPITSEDHPFLRANLEEVDMVKRTQGVRISDREQQELKSKMRQPGESEMDFYERRYQERKQGL; encoded by the exons atgataatgcaaatacaatggacgataccgagtcgcatgccgagtgccacttcaactgtgaatgtgacaatagttcattgtctgaccccaattatgctcaactcaag ATATAAGCAACACAAAACAGACTTTGAAACAATCCCGGAGGCCTGCCCCATCCTTCAGCCGTGCAAAGTCCATGGCTGCTGCTGTAACTCGTACAGCTACGTCCCGCTGAATGGCTCTCAACCAATCAGGTGCGGCTGTAAACATTACTCGGACGAACATTCGGAGACGAATCTCATGAAGTGCAAGAAGT CTGGATGCAAGTGCGCTGGGTTCAAGAGTTCCTACACCTGTGGCTGCGATGAGCCGGCTCACAGACATGAGATGGTGGTGGAAACACGACAGGAGCGAGAGAAACGAGGCCGCCCGGTCGGGCAGGAGGGCGTCCCATACCAGGCCATGGGCGGTCTGTCGGGCTTCTCATCTCTGGCTGAGGGCTACATGAGGATGGACCCGAGTGGTAAAG CCCTGCCATCAAAGGCCTTCTtgaatcagccaatcacaagcGAAGACCACCCGTTCCTCCGTGCTAACCTCGAGGAGGTCGACATGGTCAAGCGGACCCAGGGCGTGAGGATTTCTGACCGAGAGCAGCAGGAGCTCAAGTCCAAGATGCGTCAACCCGGGGAGTCGGAGATGGATTTCTATGAGAGGCGCTACCAGGAAAGG aaacaaGGTTTATAG
- the LOC135498663 gene encoding uncharacterized protein LOC135498663, whose translation MIAPPVRVVVAWCKYCLPVTVPLNEQQDDETIVPEWRLDPLRYSSWHRLCRVQAWVYRFLENSRRKREERQTGELTPDELQQVQNIIISESQKKAFPEEYRAMTKGKPIGKSSKILGLFPRIDDEGVIRCNGRLKHAEFLSFDTRHPVILPRKDHVTKLIVKSYHEQGGHITGVNQTLAALSSRFWIVAGREEIRDWERDCNECGRRKCKVATQIMAPLPKTRVKTSVRAFTRTSVDFGGPFITKQLRGRVQSKRYLCLFTCMASQAVHLEMAYGLDTDSFLNAFNRMVNRRGVPEEVTSDNGTNFVAGNKELNDLVENLDQDKISRATARRGVKWYFNPPLGPHFGGVHESLIKSAKKAIYAVLGKADINDEELATAISGAEALLNSRPLTYQAADSQDTPPLTPNHFLFGQVGGQFAPEAVDSIKFNPRRRWRVVQQLIKHVWERWLKEWLPMLHPRAKWREEMKNLESGDLVVVVSPNTPRGQWPLGRILQVLPGKDDHVRVAKVKIGDNEFLRPISRLCPLRCKR comes from the coding sequence atgatcgctccgcctgttcgcgtggtggtcgcgtggtgcaaATACTGCCTGCCGGTCACGGTGCCATTGAATGAACAGCAGGATGATGAAACCATAGTCCCAGAATGGCGTCTCGATCCATTACGTTATTCAAGTTGGCACCGGCTTTGCCGAGTACAGGCATGGGTATACCGATTCTTAGAGAACTCTCGGCGAAAAAGAGAGGAGCGTCAGACAGGGGAGTTGACGCCAGACGAGCTACAGCAAGTTCAGAATATCATCATTAGCGAAAGTCAGAAAAAAGCCTTCCCAGAAGAGTACCGGGCGATGACAAAAGGAAAGCCAATCGGAAAGTCAAGCAAAATCCTCGGTCTTTTTCCAAGAATAGACGATGAAGGTGTCATACGCTGTAATGGCCGTCTCAAGCATGCAGAATTCTTGTCATTTGACACCAGACACCCAGTCATTCTACCACGAAAAGATCACGTCACCAAGTTGATTGTAAAAAGCTACCACGAGCAAGGTGGTCACATCACAGGAGTAAACCAGACCTTGGCAGCTTTATCAAGTCGATTTTGGATTGTTGCTGGGCGAGAAGAAATTCGAGATTGGGAAAGAGACTGCAATGAATGCGGACGGAGAAAATGCAAAGTTGCAACTCAGATAATGGCTCCTCTACCCAAGACCAGAGTAAAGACATCAGTTCGTGCATTTACAAGAACCTCTGTGGACTTTGGAGGGCCATTCATCACAAAACAGCTGCGCGGAAGGGTACAGTCAAAGAGATATCTCTGTCTCTTCACTTGCATGGCCTCACAGGCTGTGCACTTAGAAATGGCCTACGGACTTGATACTGACTCCTTTCTAAATGCCTTTAATCGCATGGTAAACAGGCGCGGAGTTCCTGAAGAGGTCACATCGGACAACGGTACCAATTTTGTCGCTGGGAACAAGGAGCTGAACGACCTAGTAGAAAATTTGGATCAAGACAAGATCAGCCGCGCAACAGCACGGAGGGGAGTCAAATGGTACTTCAATCCACCATTGGGTCCTCACTTTGGAGGAGTGCATGAATCTCTCataaaatcagcaaaaaagGCAATCTACGCGGTCCTCGGAAAAGCTGACATTAATGATGAGGAGTTAGCTACAGCCATCTCAGGAGCCGAGGCCTTGCTGAATTCCCGCCCTCTTACATACCAGGCAGCAGACTCACAGGACACACCGCCGTTGACCCCAAATCACTTTTTGTTTGGCCAGGTTGGGGGTCAGTTTGCCCCAGAAGCAGTGGACAGCATCAAGTTCAATCCGCGCAGAAGATGGCGGGTAGTTCAGCAGCTGATTAAGCATGTCTGGGAGAGATGGCTGAAGGAGTGGCTGCCAATGTTGCACCCAAGAGCCAAATGGAGGGAAGAAATGAAGAATCTTGAATCAGGAGACCTGGTTGTGGTAGTTAGCCCAAATACACCGAGGGGACAATGGCCTCTGGGCAGGATTTTGCAGGTCCTACCTGGCAAGGATGATCATGTCCGCGTCGCAAAAGTCAAGATTGGAGACAATGAATTCCTGAGGCCAATTTCAAGGTTGTGCCCCCTTAGATGTAAGCGCTAA